In Episyrphus balteatus chromosome 4, idEpiBalt1.1, whole genome shotgun sequence, the sequence tttgacagctgcccctttgaaattgttgttgttaacaaatttgtcttggaaattgttgttgcttttgactttgccaaattaatcatcaaaaacctataagtccattttgtaaaatggcgactctaatgatcataccttctcttcttATAACATGACCCCTGGGTATGCTGTTTTCGAAtccgaattcataaattttcataaacTCTCTCTTTTCATGACTCTCACTCCCGCCgcagtgcatctgcgtcttcggtaataggcatgactaaattttattttgtcgctaattttaaaatgttgacTTATCGTCCAAGTCACTATAACGCTgtgtcaccttgtcgccttaTCACCATTCTGCTTGTCGATATAGCCCTGATGTGGAGGTGATAgattactcgtgagtagaaatcgaGTAAAAGATCATGGTgttaattgtagtactagatctacttatgagaagactaccacctccaatggaacggttCTTATGTCACCATGTCGCTCTCGCTACATAAATATCACCATGTCGCCATGTTGTATCGCCCATGTCACAATATGTCGCTATGTTGCCCATCTCGCTATGTAGCTATGATGGCGCCTTGTAGCTATGCCACTACAAAATGCAAATGCAACATACAAATTGCAACATATGTAACGTACAACATGCAACATACCACTTGTCGCACATGCCACACGTTCTTACAAACTTGCGTgtgaaaataaatgcaaaatgatTCAAGTGTCAACGTAACCtaagaaaaacttttcatcAAACCAAAATCTGTGGATTGTAGCATAGTGTAAACACCACTGTTTGTgtagtcaaaacaaaattttccaactgGAAGTGGAACGTAAAAAACTAGAAAGAACTGTCAAAGTGACAAGCTCGTTgccgtattttttttaaagaaatagaaCGAAATTTCATGAAGACTTTTATCGTGatcgaatttttaattttataatagtttttatgaataaatacgATACACGTAAAGATCCTTGTAAAGCAAACGCATGCAGAATTCAAGCTTGTTTAAAAggtaattaaatattaaaacgagaaaataaaatatcgtaattttaaatgcattttttcttgTTCATTATATAATTATGATGATAGCGAACAACTGGCAAGAAAGTGAGTGTCTTGAAGTCTTGGAGCAGATGCGATTGTGTTGCGTGAAGTGGCATAAGGAATCTTGGTGTTGCTCTGGAATTAAATTAGATCAAAGTTATTTAACTGAAACAAAAGACGACAATAGTCTGAAGAAGTAAGTTCAACGTGTATTGTGAAATAACAGAACAGCAAATTGTTCATATTTCAactaataatagattttttaggttttttctcatttttgtatataaagatATTTTGTAGCTAATATTCAATCTTAAGAAATCATAGTAGAATAGATCCAGTTATCGATTTGGACATCTTTTAATCTCAAAAGGCAAAATGCCGGCTTTTCAATAATGGAATCAACTTCTAACGAATTTGATGCTCTATCCGACTACGATTGTTTCCCTTTATTCTCGCACCAAAATGAATAGTACGGGCGATTCTAATTTACAGAATTCTCCGAAGCTTCACTATTCTGGCCAGACAACACCTAGAGGAAGGCATGTTGAAGTCTTCGCTGAGTCAAACCACATAACTCAGCTTATTCACTAGCCAACTCAATCTTTGACGTTGTTGATCGAGCTGGAAACACTCTAGACTTTTTTGTTACCTCTGACTCTGATGAATACACTGTTAGTCACTGTTAGGCAACAAGAGAATGCCAACTGAGATGGCCTCAAAAAGTGCTTCAGAAACTTAAACTAGTCACTATGCTCCCTCCGTAGTGACGTAGACTCCAGCACATATATGAtcacaaatttaattcttttgagGAATAAGACACTTATCTCGAATAGGGTTAACACTatcaaaccgaaagagaatgcatggtttgaaatattaaaacgaGAAAATAAAGTTAGAAAGCCAACTTTGCTGAGGTAACAAGTTCAAACAATCGAGGAACGCTCATCCATCTTCGACGAATCAAGTTTTTGCATGATCAAAAATTAGGACAAGAAATACTAAAATGTCCCacagttaataaaaaaaacattaaaaactctCTCATCTTCGGTTGCAATGGAACCCTTTTCTTGACACTCCTTTTGTTAGCTCTCTTGAGTAAGGTAATCTTCACTTGCGGTACTTCACTGTCATCTCTACTCCGCCCTCTAGTGTAATGACTTCCCCTAAATACGAGAGCGTAAGTGATTTCATGGGATGAATCTTCTTTTTCACTCGTACAGTGGCAAGATTCCTGAAAGgccttgacatacacaaatccgctggcccggatagtatccctcccGGAACAGCGTGCAATTCTCCGAATTCGGGATGCCGAAACTAAACATAGCTTTATAAAGCTCGTTTCTGTAGATACTGGTATATGCGGCCAGTTGATGGGTATTCGTTTGGTGTTTCTGGTTTTTTCCAAGATCTGCCAGAATGTGAATATTTTGTCAATTGTGGACTTTCCTTTTAAGCTACACTGATAAGGATTGTTGACGAAGTACTTCAGACGTTTACATTTTACGGCATATTACGAGTTGTTACCTGTTAATACTaaagtatttcaaaaaagtgaggtgccagtgaaattttgacttcggactCAGAACACGAATATCCCttagtatggtttggttcaaggtCTACCTATTTTCGTTTCCGACCAGTGTTATGGAGCAAATCTAtcgtttttaactttttctttaatttgatacatttttagaaaaaagaacatcAAAATTATTagagccttaaaaaaaaaaaaactcctttttttatgtaaatattaaaaaaaaaaacaatatttaaataaaattggtatgccattttgtagaaattactaaccaacacctaaaaccaaaatttcaatatcccattttcgaaaatttgatttataaaaaaaaaaaagaaaaatttaatgattcacagattaatttttaaaaaaaaattttctgatttatattaaaattataaaagctgcgttcctttggaaatatttatctactttttagtacttaaagctgctttgaactactttttcagtatagcaaagtagttttaagtactaaaaactagataaatatttccaaaggaacgcagctattaatgattttgtataaaataattcGTCGAAATTGATTTGGCAGaaaattagatttaaaaaaataccggttctatgggaggtaccgttaggaaataataattttcgaaaaaaaaaaattcctagaaAGATAGATATTACAaacttaaatttgattttttttaataaaatcaatgcagccgttttcgagaaaattgaacttttacgaacaattatttttggttaaaaaaaaattatttcaaaaatccctctggaaagtgttttaaaaatcttataaagaCAGCAGACGGGCTTCCGGGATCCACTTTTGTTGCATTCTCTCTCATTGTTAGGTCTTGTCTGACTGTTATCTCAACTTCTTTTAACAAAACGCAgagcaaaataataaaaataaacacgtTTCCTcgaactgttgtttgtttattatatttttttgttagtttttaatttttgcctaaaaaaacctgttgtgttgaattcaaattgtaatgaCCAGGTCTAAGACTAGTATCCTAAGCTTTAACATGGTCCATAACTAGCCAGTATTTCTACGTCGGATATTCGTTATAATGACAAGACCCACGAACCTGGAAAACTATTTTCTATAAAGACTCCAAAGATGGAAGTTCAGTTTGAACGCTCCTTAAAGGCTAGTGCTAAATACGGCGGAGTAAATCATATAAGGTGTTTATAACACGAAGGAGTGGAGTCGCGTTAGGTCTCTCCTCCATGTCAAAACTTACTTCCATGATGggtttatatacaaaaattacaaatttgatatcctaaaaataattactttctaataacttttttattttcaggaaATAATGCTTCTGTCCCAACTCGTATACCAACAACAAAAGTCACAGCCATTCCAAAGACGACAAACAGCAGTTTTACCAAAACGTAATTGGATCCAACGTAATCCACGTACTTTTCAAATTATCTTCCTAACAACATCTTTATTGACATTCTTCTCCAAACCATTATACGATATATTTATTGCTGATTCAATCCCAGAAGGACCTCGAGTTCCTGCTCAtcgtcgttaaaaaaaaaaaaactctacaaaATATTACAATACCATCAAATCTAAATGGATTCCGTTCGCAAAGCCCATAAACGGATGCACAATTATCCAATACTCTTAGGAAAATGTGCTCAAAGTGCAACTGCATATGCGGCTTGTGTTTCACgtgatttaaatataaaacatctTGCTTGTGATAAagaatttgaattatttaaaaaatgtattcagcAAGCAGCCAAAGatatgaaaactaaaatataaaaaattaaatacaaaattaaacaagaaaaacaaaacagacaacaaaaatgaaaatcaaagaacattttaataaaatatccaTCAACCAACATTTGGTTGCTTCGATTTTAATTAGACTGGTACTAATAGTCTATGGCCAAATACACGATCAGCACTCGGAAGTGCCATACACTGATGTTGACTACAAAGTGGTAACAGATGGTGCACGGCATGTATTAAACGGAGAATCACCATTTCGTCGACACACTTATCGCTATAGTCCTCTCTTGGCGATGATACAAATTCCTGCTGTTTTGTTTCATCAGTCATTAGGGAAATATATCTTCTCTCTCTTTGATATATTCGTCGCTATCTTAATCTATAAAATAGTTTCCAACAAGCTTCGATTGCAGTACAAAAAAGCTGTTCAATCGGTTCTTATGCAATATGGAAAGAATTCCCAATGGAAACAGTTGCCAGACAACCATAATCGACCTGTAGAATTGGCAAAGTACTCGGTTCTAATGTGGCTCTATAATCCTCTGACAATGGTTATCTCAACCCGAGGCAATGGGGACTCATTTTCCAGCTTTTTTGTCATTCTAACAATTTACTTCATTACAAAGTCGGAAGAAAAGTCAAATTTGAACTCATTTCTTGCTGGCTTGTCACATGGAATAGCTATTCACCTTCGACTCTATCCGATACTATTTAGCTTGGCCTTATATCtttgtttgaatgaaaaactaattgttaatgttgtgatgttttttaagcaaattttaaTGCCAAATATGCAACAGATTCTGCTTGTAATCGGTACTTTAGTCAGTTTGACTGCACTTACTGGATTCTTCTATCATCTCTACGGATGGAATTACATCTACGAAGCATATCTTTATCATTTCGTTCGCAAAGATGCACGTCATAATTTCTCACTTTATTTTCTAATGCAATATCTATCTGGCAATGAGAAAGCTTCGCTGATTGAAAAAATTCTCATAGTCCTTCCACAATTATTATTAATGCTATATCTAACCATTAGTTTTGGTCAATTTCGTCAAACTTTACCATTTTGTATCTTTGCGCAGACTTTCATTGCGGTAACATATAATTCTGTTGTGACATCGCAATATTTCGTCTGGTATTTGGCATTATTACCAATTTGTTTGAATAATCTTCAAACAATGCCAATTAGAACGGCTACAATGTACTTTGTTATATGGTTATTAGGTCAAGGATTATGGTTGTTGCCAGCTTATTTATTGGAATTCAAAACATGGAATACATTCAATTGGATTGGTGGACAAGcggtattcttttttcttataaatatttttttattgaccaGGCTGATCAAGTACTATAGTTTTACatcgtttaaaattaaatttaaaaaaatattttaatgattatcttttttttttgtaaaatattatttatctaAATAGTTCtgtataataaaaatagattgaatttagtttaaaacaaaaaaaaaaaatattttatttgtgaaatTATACTTACTTGGTaacaaaatatcttaaaatttcaTGATGGTATGTAAATGTAAAGCCaacaaataaatttgttgaAACTGAATTGCTTATTTTTCTGTTGCTGAAGTGTGTGTCATCGTACCCCTTAACGCGTTAGCACACTATTTTTACGGACGATCACACCACATGATACAGAAAGAAAGATTTTGAGGTAATATTTACCGTCAGAGAGTTTACCAATTTCGTTGCCCTTGGGATAAAAATTTCCTCATTTGACATGCAACATTCTCCATGGGACAGAGAAATTTCCGTTTGACAAAAAATGCTCCATAGaaaatcttcttgaaaaatcccgaaaaaataaacttcaatAAAAGCAGCCCTCACGAGGGTacagtttatttttgaaagtgaaaCCATAAAGTTCGTGTTAAAAGTCTATTGTCGAAAGTAATCAGTAATCACATTTCACATGTTTTTTGAAGTAAGTATGCAGTTCTGTTCTTCACATTTCAGCGcttaatttaacaagtccaagttaaatgataacaacaatatGATCCCACTAATCGAgctctaaaaaaaatgaaaaatgacaattttgCTTTTGATCTTTTAGATTTTCTCAGAAATGATAAAAAGTGCTTTTATCCCTCCCCTTTTGAAAGGTCAATACACACAGATGTTGTCTTCTACTTAAATAAAATTCTCTTTCAGTCTTATCCTTGAATAGGTTGGTTAAAAAATTCCTTAACCCGCCTATCAAATTAAATAAgaaccagtttaaaaaaaaattaaatctaaatgCTTCCAATTAGAGTATTTCGCTTGACGAAACTGCCAAGGTAAAAGGAAGACACATGAAGATGAAGAAGACGCCCTACTGATATAGTAGTTCTTGTTCTTTTCATATTAAATCTTCAACcaaacataaataatttaatgtGTTTTCCTATTAAATTGACTACTATAAAattagaaattattttaaagtaatgtttcatccattaaaaaaaacacgtatacaccCCGTAgcccctgttttttttttttttatatttagttaACTCTTTGAAATGTTTAACTTACATTGCTTTTAATGAACATTTATATATCCTTATTTTTAACTAATAacctttattattattaaacaatGAACCCAATAAAGAATGTGATATAATATATAACATTATTTGTCATTATAAATTGGTCGCAAATTctgtgtatattttttgttattatttttagaacaaTATTCGTTTggagacaaaaacaaacaaagtcTACACCCTGTTTATCAGTtttgttatgtatgtatttttttttctagccgCGCAGGTGAAAGTTCCACACATTCTTTCTGCACTCTGAGAATCGAGACAATTTAGGGTTCGGGCCATAGTAAATCATTTTTCTGACTATATGGGTTGAGAAAAAAAGCTTTATAAAAcctcaagaaaaaaatggaagtatatttgtttaaaaactaaatctTTGGATATGGGTTACAATtagctttaaaataaattaagttaagttttaagatttaaaatttcaattgtaTACTCTTTAACTTTTTAGGCCAATGTACaaagttaaaacttaaaaaaatcaacaacaagaaaattatttctattccaattggatTAAAGTCCGAACCTAAAAAAGTATCAATGGTTAATGCTATTTGTGTCTTTGGCTCTCAACATAAATCTCACACACGTATCTGGTAGATTAGAAAACGAAACACTTTGCTGTGCCGACTACACGTGAGCAACcaattgccaatttttttttgcagtcaaattgtgtttttgttatttttctcacGATATGAttgcaaaattataattaaaattaaacaaacaaaattaattgtgatataaaaaattaaattaaaaaaaattactcgaaaatgcattttaaattaatcCATAACCagctttaaaagaaattttgctaTTGGGATTGTGATGAATGTACAAAAATGCACATATAATTCAAACAAATCTAAaagattaaaatttgtatacgaATTCGgtaatttacaaaaaacaaaacaaccaaaaaaatgaattgcGTTTTTGAATTCTTTCGAAACCATCATATCCTGGCTATTGTAGAAGATGCCTTGGAAAATAAGGCATACACGTTGAATTTGTCGCGCTTCCAGATGACCGATATACCGGATTTGGTTGAAAAATGTGAGACTGTTATGAAGTTATTTCTTAATCACAATCATTTAACACAGGTAAGTTTTTATCTCTTAAAATGATTGTTAGAGATACAAATGTattgaaatacatatttgtatagAAATAGTACAGATAAAGTGCTTAAGATGATGTAAGCGATATTTATAATGGACAAATGTTATTAAACGTTTGACGAAGTAGAGGTTATTTTAGTAAACATAAATAATTGTTGTTTGTGTATATTATTGTTCTTCGATTATTTCACATCCAAACCAAAATAATGAAAGGTTAATAATTGTTTAGTTCAGTTCAAATTgtaaagaattttgtaaagagttttaatatttttattttttcatgtaGATAGTACCTACAGCCAATACGAAAATAGAACTAGTTAAAGATCAAAAAACTATTAACgcctttattatattttattgatcCTCGATGTTGCTTGGAATTTGTAGGCCTCTTGAATGCAAGTTTTTTTCAAGACAAATTTTTATCAGTTAATTTTtgtcagtgtgttttttttaacgcTTTTTAACGCATCCATTTAggcacaaaaattacaaatctattttttttaagattttcgaaaacaattcaaggttaaccccttgccaaaataaatcgcattttcaaaaatgtattccaaATCCACAGAGTtggacatcaaaagaaaattctttttaaactcTATTAATAAATGTaactcaaaagtttttttgagaaaaccaaaaaattcttcGAATTCTCGTTGCAGATTATTTgaatccaaaatttttttttctaaaatgcggAAACAAATAtctgtttttttgagttctcgtTGCAGAgctatttgaatttaaatatatgttttttttttctaaaatgccgTAGCATATATCTGTGAAAtgcggaagcagatatctttggACCTAGGTCTCGAAACAGGTTTGAATATATGAGCTTGTAATAAACACGCGCACCCAtttataggtacaaaaattacaaatctatttttttaagatttttgcctgaaaaaaaaaattattttcaaaaatttcttccaaatccatcgagtgagacatcaaaagaaaggtctctttaaaccctattaaaaaaatgaaaaccaaacAATTCTTTGAGTTTTGGTTGCAGAGTTATTTgaatcagaatattattttttttttctaaaatgcggaagcagatatctttggACCTATGTCTCGAAACAggttttggtttaaagatatgAGCTTGTTATGAACACGCGCAtccatttaggtacaaaaattacaaatctaattttttaagatttttgggaaaaaatcaaggttaaccccttgcccgaaaaaaaattattttcaaaaatttcttccaaatccatcgagtgagacatcaaaataaaggtctctttaaaccctattaataaatgaaaaccaaaaaattctttgacTTCTCGTTGCAGAGTTATTTGAATccaaatatatgttttttttttaatgcggaagcagatatctttgaaatgcggaagcagatatctttggACCTAGGTCTCGAAACAGgttttggtttgaagataagaaCTTGTAATGAACACGCGCTTCCATTTaggcaaaaaaattacaaatctaattttttaagatttttgggaaaaaataaaGGTTTACCCCTtgcccgaaaaaaaattattttcaaaaatttcttccaaatccatcgagtgagacatcaaaataaaggtctctttaaaccctattaataaatgaaaacaaaaaaattctttgactTCTCGTTGCAGAGTTATTTTAAcccaaatatgtttttttttttactaaaatgccggaacaaatatttttggacCCTGGTCTCGCAACtaattttggtttgaaaatatttaggtacaaaaaGTACAAATCTAGCTTTCTCTTGAGACTCTTCTCAGAGGTTTTCGggtttttgtttggatttaacggTTCCTACCACTTATTAATTtgggaataatttattttccttaaattagcTCTGAAGATCAGAGCTATCCTTTAACTTTTCTAGAGCAATTAAGGATATTGTGGCTCCTCTTATTGTAGACAAAAGGagttattttatcaattttatttattagaaaatCGATTATAAAGTACATATAACATTTCACGAAATTCtaataatttgtgttttttttttaagcttccaGACTACCTCAATAGTTTTCATCGTTTACAAATTCTAACTCTGGACTACAATCATTTACAACAATTTCCAACTGTGATATGCAATCTAACGACATTACgtgaattaaatttaagttgtaATCAAATAGACGAGCTTCCGCCGGAAATAGGACGTTTAACTGAATTGGAAATATTTTGGTGTAATAATACAGGGCTCACAAAAATACCTCAAGAAATTGCAAATTGTTTGCGATTAGAAACATTTGGTGCTCGTGGTAATCAAATTGATGTACTAcc encodes:
- the LOC129918731 gene encoding GPI mannosyltransferase 1; translated protein: MKIKEHFNKISINQHLVASILIRLVLIVYGQIHDQHSEVPYTDVDYKVVTDGARHVLNGESPFRRHTYRYSPLLAMIQIPAVLFHQSLGKYIFSLFDIFVAILIYKIVSNKLRLQYKKAVQSVLMQYGKNSQWKQLPDNHNRPVELAKYSVLMWLYNPLTMVISTRGNGDSFSSFFVILTIYFITKSEEKSNLNSFLAGLSHGIAIHLRLYPILFSLALYLCLNEKLIVNVVMFFKQILMPNMQQILLVIGTLVSLTALTGFFYHLYGWNYIYEAYLYHFVRKDARHNFSLYFLMQYLSGNEKASLIEKILIVLPQLLLMLYLTISFGQFRQTLPFCIFAQTFIAVTYNSVVTSQYFVWYLALLPICLNNLQTMPIRTATMYFVIWLLGQGLWLLPAYLLEFKTWNTFNWIGGQAVFFFLINIFLLTRLIKYYSFTSFKIKFKKIF
- the LOC129918732 gene encoding cx9C motif-containing protein 4: MNKYDTRKDPCKANACRIQACLKANNWQESECLEVLEQMRLCCVKWHKESWCCSGIKLDQSYLTETKDDNSLKKK